The nucleotide sequence ATCGACAATTATCAGCATAAAAAACACAAACACCTTATAATTCACAGAGTCTGTCTAACAAAAGGCATTTTTCTGTTGATAATTTTGTTTACACCCTGTTGATTAGGCTGGAGAGAATAACTAACTTTATCGTTTGTAAAATTGATAGACTATGAACCTAGGCATAAAAATTTATTTTTTAACCTTTTTCACATTAGGCTGCCAGTTGGCATTCAGCCAGAAAACCGAAACATACGACGGACTTTTCAAGTTAAACGACAACACTTATGAGGCCGATTTCGAGTTCTATACCGAAAATGGCGACACGCTGTACCACGGCCCTTTTTCTTTAACTAAACAAATAGAAGAAAGTTCAGAAAAACACGACTTCTATTTTTCAGCCATTGAAGGAAAGTTTCACCAACATAAGGCTGATGGACCATGGACTCTCAGGAAAGGATATTTTACCCCTTCCGGGAAAGGCGTATTTAAAGACTATAACTATTCTTTTAAAATCAACGGAAGCGAGTTTATTGCAAAAGGCGAACTTGACAAAGGTGCAAAAAACTCGCCATGGGAAATTTATGAGTGGGAAATAAAAGACTCTAAAATACAGGACACCTTATTTTCTGCACACTTCCCTTACAAAAACAATAGAATTGCTGGAGACTTTCATTTATCTCATCACAATGAGCACCTGGAAGGGTCTGTAGACAACCAGCAGTTTACATCTAACAACTGGTCTTTTTATATCTTTGATGACGAAGGAGAGAAAGTCATGCTGAAAGAGTGGGAGTTTGAAAACAACCGACTTGTAAGAAAAGTACTTTACGAAAATGGTGAACGTGAAGTATTGGACATTACCCAGCCTCCAAGCGATGATATGATCTTGGAAGAAGTTCCTTTAGACCTACACTATTTAAAAATTATTGACCTTAAAGCATCAGTAAAAGACGCTCCTTTATATGAAAAATATACAGAGAAAGAACATATCAGAGAGTTATTTTTTGATGTGATGGAACGGGCCAAGGTAATTGACTCCATATTTAAGCCTATAGCACGCGCGCAAATATCACCACGCATTAAAACTAAAATTGCAAAATTCCCTTACTCAGAATCAGAAGCGGCTTTATTAGACACGGTAAAAGAAAACACATCTGCCGCAGACAGCTTAATGGTTTCTGTTACAGAAAATCCACAAATAAACCTTGCAAGCCTGTCGAATGAAAAAGTATCTTTTTATTTAGCTGTATTAAATTCAATTGATGAACTTTTCCTAGAGCGGAACAAAGAGGTGACCCAACATTATAACGATGGCACATTAGAATACCTTAACAGAGACCTCTTTATCAAAAACAAAACAAGCAGACAAGAGCAAGTGCAGGTAACTTATATCTTCAATGAAGATACCTTACAGGGGAATTACCAATTTAACAATATCAACACTAACAATGACTCTGCACCGCTAGAGCAACTAAAAACACTTTCAGAGGACATTATCAAAGAGATAAACAGTCTTTCCGATAGCATAAACCCTTACATACAGGAAATAAAACAAGAAAAAAAGCTTTCAGAAATAGAAGCTGCGCTATTTAGCAAATATGAACAGGTAAAACACTTAACCGACTCATTAATTACTGAGGAACATGATCAGCTAGCAGGGTTTAATGTTAGCCATGAACTAAACAATTTTGCCCAAAGGGTTCTCAAGGACTATTCTTCTTTAGATAAAACTCAAGAAAAAATTCAACAGGTAGAACCTACATTGGACTGCCTGAACAAGCTTGAGAACTTGGTAAAAACCCTAGAGGCTGTTCCTGAAAACAAGTACATGGTAAGAGACGCCTATACCAGACAGGTCTTTAACCCATATATAATGAGAGACATGGAGGAAAAGGTGAAGCAACCCATCTACAATTCATTTACCAAGGTAATTCTCCCTGGCATCTTTGCTAATTTGAAAGATATGGAATGCGATAATGTCAAACCATATAGTAACAACTTCAACATAATATTTGAAGGCATGATCGATATTTTGAAAAGAAATACGAGAAGAGAAGAAAGAAAAATAAAAAGAACGAAAGACGCATCAAGAGCTGCAGAAATCCTGGGCCTAAATCTTGAATTTTAAATGACTATGTTGAATAGATTTTTTTTATTGCTTATACTGGTTGGCGCATTAAGTAGGGTCTGCTGAAAAACTCAAATTTAACATATGTAAAAAACCGGCCCTGAGCGCTCGCCAGGCCGGTTTTTTATTGTCATCCTTTCAAATACGTCTTTCAGACCCCGAATTATGTTAAAAATTGACTTATGCCATGCTGAAAAACTCAGAAAATAGAGTGCCTGCCTGGTCAATTTGACCAGGTTGAGCACCAGGATTATTGAGGCGATCCACGTTTGGCTGGTATTCTTAAGTCTGGCACGGATACGGTTCATCCCATAGCTGTTTTTTGCTTGTCCAAACTTTCCTTCAACCGGATTCCTCTCTCCTGGACTTACGTGGTTTTCCACTGCCTTTGCGGATGGCCTGCCCAAAGGTTTGGCTGCCAGTTTTATTCCTTTTCCCTTCAACCACTTCCGGTTTTCACGGGTGCAGTAAATTTTGTCTGCCAGTACTTTGGCAGGATAAAAACCAAACCGTTTCCGATATTTTTCAACGTAATCAACAAGATGACTGCCCTCGTTAAAAGCCTCCCAGGACACAGTGTCCAGAAAGGAAAAACCATCCACCATGCTAAGGTGGATCTTGGCTCCAAATTCAGTTTTGGCTCGTGACTTTCCCCGTACAATAGGTCGCACATGAGGCTGATGGATACTAACAATCCGATCTGCTACATGGTGGCCCCGGTTCTTAAACATGCCAAGCTGTTGTTCATAAAGTGTCTGAATGACCCAGTATGACCGCTGTGTACGATGACACAAAGGAAAAACCTCAAAGCTGTCCAGCTGCTTTTCAATGGTCTTGAAGTTTCTTCTAAGGTATTGGAGCTGGGCTTTTATCCCTTTGCGAATTACTTTTCTTGATGGATTCTTGTTCTGGGCCACCTTCAGATAGGTTTTACGAGCTATTTTTCTGTAAGTCCTTGGTTTCTTCCCCTGGGTATTTTTACAATGAAGCTCATCTATGATCTGTTGGGTGATTTCCCTTGCTTTGTTCAGCAGCCCCAAATCGGTTGGGTAAATGATATCTTGAGGACAGGCAGTTGCGTCAAAGATTGCCTCTCCTTTGTTAGACTCTTGCCCACTGGCAAAGGAAGGAGGGTCATTTTTTCCTTTCGTAGTTTTGTCAACTTTTTTTGGGGCTTTTTCCATGTAAAACTCATGGATCCTTTCATTCATCGCATTGATAAGTTCCTGCCCCAACCGTTTTCTGATATCTACAAACAAAGATGGATCAAATGGAGGCTCCTTGATATAAGAACTGTACCCCAGAAAGTATTGCAGATACATGTTTTCGGTAATCTGGGCAACTGTCTCACGATCATCCAGGTTGAGGATATGCTTGATGATCACCACTCCAATCAGCACACGAGGGTTAAGCGCCGGTCTCCCTGTCTTTTTTGGAGGATTGCGTTTGTTGTAGAGATTGACAAGTTCATCCCATGGAATTTTGTTGCTGAGCAAAACCCACCGGTTGTTGGGGTCAAGCTGATTATGAAACGGTGTCTCGAAACCAATAATTGACAACTGGCTGGGACTTGAATATTCGCAGCGTGGTGCACGCCTTTTAGGGGTCTTCTGCATATTTCTTTGCACTTGGACTCCCTCAAATTCATAAAAATAGTTCTAAAATCCTCTTAATGCCGCTATTTTTTATTTCTAAGCAGACCCTAAGTATCCCATCCCAACTGCAGGCACAGGAAGAAAGATCAAGAACCATGGATACTTGGCAAAACAATTTGTGGATGGGATCATATAACACATTCCGTCTTACAGAAAAGATGTTTTGGCGTGCTGAAATGCACTACAGAAGGGGTAACCATGATGACATGCCTTTTGTAGGCAGAATGTCTCAGATATATAACAGACATGCGATAGATTACTTGGTTACGCCAAACTTTTACATGTCCTTAGGAGGTGTACTTAGATTGGACTTTACACCAGATCCTGGCAACGATGAGTTTGAAGAAGTAATACACGAACCAAGGATTTGGCATGAGTATATGTGGATTATACCTTACTCGCGCTTTCAAATTTACCACCGGATCAGGATAGAACACAGGTGGAGCAGGTCTAACCGAATTGATGATGGTTGGATATTCCGAAACCGTTGGCGTTATAAGTTTTTTATGAAAATACCGCTTAACAACAAGCAACTCGTTCCTGGCACCATTTACTTTAACCCAGATGTAGAAGTCATTTTACAAACGGGTAGAAATGTTGTAGGAAGCCACATTGAGGACTTAAGGATCTATCCTTCGTTGGCATATATCAGTAGCCCAAGAGTAACATACTCCGCAGGCATTATGTATACCACTGGCCAAAGGATGGGCGACCCGACGTTGTATAGACAAAGATGGGTCATGCGTATCAACGCCTATGTATCGCTTGACTTTAGAAAAAATCACAAAAGGGTTCCTTCTATAAAGTTGCTCGACTAAAACTAAAAAAAATTAACAACAGCACTTTTTATCAAAATAGTAAAATGGATAGTTCTAAAAAGAAAATTATAAATATATCTATTCCTGTGATGGTTTTGTTGTGCGGCATATCTTCAGCACTCGCTTTTAAATATTTCTCAGCATTTCAAGAGGCTGAAAGGAGCAAAAATCACAGTGAACAAACCATTTCACAATTGAAGTTCACCCTAGATTCGCTGTTAAAAAAATCTAAGGCGGATGATTTTTTCATTCATGGCCAATATGATTCGGCTATTACCATTTATAAAAAAATGCCACATAGTGAACAAGAAAACTATCTAATAGAGAATAGGGAAAGCCTTTTGAGGAAAATGAACGAATTTCAAAATTCACTAAAAAATAAAGCCAAAAACGCTGAGCGAAAAGCAAAGGTGAACCAAAACATGTATGGCATGCAGCTTACTTCTCTTGAGCTACAATACAAAAACCGAAATGACTCCTTGCTAGCTATATTAACCGATACAATAAAACATCTAAATGAAAAGATTTCCGAAAAAGAAAAAGAACTGAGCAATACGCCTGAAATTGACAGAATTACTTTTTATAATAACAAAGGGGTTAAGATCAGCTACTTTGGCGAGGTACTCAATGGCAAATCAAACGGCCAGGGCATCGGTATTTATACTACTGGCAGCATTTATGACGGAGAGTGGAGAAACAACAAGAAACATGGGAAAGGCACATACAAGTGGAAAGAAGGGGATGTTTATGAAGGAAGTTTTGTGAATGACAAAAGGGATGGACAAGGTACCTACCACTGGGCCAATGGGAACCGATATGAAGGGGGATGGAAAAATGATCAAAGAAGTGGTTTCGGGATACTATATGACAGAGACAACAAAGTTATACTAAAAGGTAATTGGAAAGATAACGAATTAGAAGAGGCTGTAAATTAACTACGGCTAGTTTGTAACCTGATTCTGAATAGCAAAAGAGGTTCATCCGTGATGGAGCATTTTCAACCATGGATAGCTTCTCCCCTATTGCTGCTGCTCCCTTTATGCCAAGTCAGTCCATACTGCAATTCTGTTTCTGACCAGCACACTTTTACGCACCCAAGCAAACTTAACAGGCTCGGCAAGCGGTATAAATAAAGAATGGTAAAAATATTCACCAGCTGAATATTTCCTCATCAACCACACCTACTAGTCTCTGCTATTCTTATTCCCACAACTTCCTAAAGCAAACCCATATAATTTGACCTGTCCAAAGAGTTTAGCCAGAAATGAAGAAAGCTTTACTAACGGCTTTCTTATAGATATGGCTAATAAAATTCACAAGGGTAAGAGGATAAAAGGACTTGATATTAACTTTAACTAAGGCACATACAAGCAGGGTTAGCCAAAATACTTACTCTTAAGCTGGACTTAATCATCAAGGCTTAAAAAAAGTAATATTTACTTTAAAACATAGCCCACATAAAACTGAACTACCCTGTTAGACAACAATTGATTGTTATTATTGATAGTAAACTCTCCTCGACGATTCTGGAGAGGCACAAAGCCATGACTATACCTTGCCCCAATGAACCAATCAGGGTTAACAAAATATTCGGCGCCAATCAACAATGAGTAATCAAACCTTGCTATTTCGCTCCCGATAGATCTTGTATCTCCATTTTCAGCCCCAGAAGACCGATGGGTACCTCTCACAAGCATACTTGGTTGCATACCAACGTTCATGGATAGCCCTTTATATAGCTCTATCCCAAACATTAAAGCCAAGTCGAGATAGTTTAAATTAAAGTTGTTCACCTCGCTTCTACCCAAAGTCCAAGCACCTTTCTGAGTGGCAAGAAGTTCTGCCTTAAAAAATATTGATTCGCCCCCCCCTAGTTTAGCAAAACCGCCTACTTGTAGACCGGGTTTAATACTAGATTTCCCCATATTTGACAAAGTAGTTACGGTTGCTCCACCTTTAACACCAAAACTATGGGCATCTTGAGCGTAAGAATTAGGTATAACAAATAGCATCAATAAAAAAATGCTAATTGCCAAAATCGCTTTTTTCATACGGTAAAATAACAATTTTCGAGGAACTTTGTATAGTATATGCAGAAAAACATTTTCGGCAACATGAAGCTGACAAAATTTGCATCTACCCATCCTCTCTAACAACAACGGATAAAATGATATTCCTGATATATAACTTTATCAGGAATATCATTAACTTATCAAAAACTTAAGATTTCTTTGGCAAAATATTTTTCAAAATATGATGCCCCATTTTATCCCTTTTAGTGGTAAGGTACTTTTCGTTATACTCATTAGGAGGTATTTCCAAGGCAACAGTATCCACAATTTCCAGCCCATAGCCTACCAGTCCTGCACGTTTGACAGGGTTATTGGTTATGAGCTTGATTTTAGTTACTCCTAAGTCCCGGATAATTTGCGCACCGACACCATAGTCCCTTTCATCCATTTTAAACCCTAGGTCCACGTTAGCTTCTACCGTATCCCTTCCTTGTTCCTGCAGCTTATACGCTTTTAACTTATTGATCAGGCCAATGCCCCTACCCTCTTGGTTCATATAAAGAACCAAGCCTTTACCAGCTTTTTCTACCATTTCCATGGCTTTGTGCAACTGAGGGCCACAGTCACAACGGCAAGAGCCGAAGATATCACCAGTAATACAAGAAGAGTGTACCCGCACAAGCACAGGTTCGTTCTTGTCCCAACTGCCTTTAACCAAGGCTAAATGTATGTCGTCCGTATTAATCTGCCTGTAAGCCACTAGGTCAAAGTTACCCCAATCGGTAGGCATCTTCACCCCAATCTCGCTTTTTATAAGGCTTTCGTTGCGCAACCTGTATTCGATCAGGTCTTTAATAGAAACAATTTTCAGGTCAAACTTCTTAGCTACTTTCTTTAAGTCTGGCAGTCTGGCCATTGTACCATCTTCATTCATAATCTCGACCAGCACACCGGCAGGCTTAAATCCTGCAAGCCTTGCAAAGTCAATAGAGGCTTCGGTATGTCCAGCTCTCCTAAGTACTCCACCTTTAAGCGCTCTCAAAGGGAAAATATGACCTGGGCGGCCTAACTCCTCAGGTTTGGTCTCTGGGTCTACCAAAGCCCTAATGGTAGCTGCCCTATCTGAAGCGGAAATTCCTGTAGTACATCCATGTCCAAGCAAGTCTACCGATACGGTAAATGGAGTAGCATGCAAGGCCGTGTTACGCCCCACCATCAACTCCAGGCCAAGTTCCTCGCACCTGTCGTCAATTAAAGGCGCACAAATAAGTCCCCTTCCATGGGTAGCCATAAAGTTTACAATCTCAGGAGTCACCGTTTCGGCAGCACATATAAAATCCCCTTCGTTTTCACGGTCTTCGTCATCTACAACTATAATGACCTTACCTTTCTTTATATCTTCTATGGCTTCTTCTATAGTATCAAGCATTTGATAGATCTTTATATTCTAATATTCTAATATTACTGTTTCAGTAGATTGTAAAATGCATTTTCAAGTTTTCTGTTACAATCGTCCCAATTATATTGCTTTTGTATAAAAGCTTTACCTTGAAGGCCTATTTTTTCCCTTTCCTCTTCGTTGTGCAGAAGTTCTATAATGCTATCTGCAAAGCCTTGAGCATCTTTAGCAATAACGACTTGTTGTCCGGGATTGGCTTGCAGTGCACTGTTTGCCAAAGGAGTGGTAACGACAGGCAAGCCAACAGCCATTGACTCCAGCAGTTTGTTTTGAAGCCCAGAACCTGTAAACAAAGGTGCTACAAATATCATACTTCGGCAAAGATAACCTACCATATCCTCTACATACCCCGTAACTATCACCTGCTCACTTTGTAAAGCTTTGACTTCTGGGGATGGGTTGGTACCTGCCAGACAAACCTTCACATATACCTCGCCCTTTGCCAATAAAGGCAGCACTTCTTTAACCAAAAATTTACAAGCAAGCACATTAGGATGATAGCTCATATTGCCCGTAAATATCAAATGGAAATCTTTTGATTCCTTCCTGTCAGTAAAGAAGGCTTCATTGACCCCGTTTGGTATCACGTCTAATGCTTTTTTGACAGCTATCACTTGAGCATCAGGCTCCGAAATAATGCTAAACCGATCAAAATCATCTAATACTGACGCCTCACACTTTTTCAGCCTTCGGTATTCTATCCATACAGGTAGCTTTTCGTACCAGGAGGAAGCCAGATACCTTTTCCTCATGCCCTCAGACAAAGCATCCATATAATCAAGATAATACTTTACTGGCAGATTTTCAGGAATATTTTTCAGCAACCTGACCAATTGCACGTAACAAATATCGATCTTTTCCTCATTTACAAGTGTTGAGATTGTTCTTTTCATTTCAGGAGAAGCGAAATAGTGTACCTGAAAAGGCATTAGGCTAAAAAAACCGCAAACCAGATCCCATACTCTTCTAAACAACCCTTTACGGACTACAACAACCTTTTTGCAAAAAGAATTTATATGCGCCAAGTCTTCACGAGAGGGTTCCTCGCCAGCAAGACAGACTAAATAGAGATCATGTCTCTGCCCGAGCCACTTCAACTGATAATAGGCCCTCAGTTTATCCCCTTTATCAGTTGGATATGGAAATCTGGATAAGGCAAAAAGAATCTTCATTTAAACTTAAAATAAAATTTTTCGAACTGCCTTACAAGTATTTCCCAATCATATTTTGAACGTGCCAGAGAAACTGCGTTATCAGCGACCCTATTGTATCTACTTGGCTCTTCCATCAAGCACAAAATGTTTTTTTGAAAGTCCTTTGCATTATCGGCCAAAAGGATTTGCTTGTCATGCGCAGCATCGATACCCTCAGCACCTACAGGGGTAGAAACAATGCATTTCCCTAAGGCCATGGCTTCTACAATTTTGAGGCGCATACCTCCCCCAGAAAACAAAGGTACAATGACTATTTGATATGTACTGACAAAATCTGCGGCATCAGGTACCATTCCATGAAAGAAAATACCATTTCCTTTTAAGTTTTTGTACCGCTCAGGCGGGTTCTTGCCAGCTATATGCAATTGTGCATGCGGTTTAAACCTGCGTATAACCGGCCAAACATGCTCAATAAACCAATCAAGCCCTTGTGCATTAGGCATCCATTCTAAACTGCCCAAAAAACAAACGGAGTCAGGAATAGGCTTTTTTTGTCCCACAACATCCACAAAATCCATATCCACACCGGCACTTATTACCGTTAATTCCTTTTTGTATCCTGCCTGCCGGTAAAACTCGGCATCTTGATCAGTAATGGCTATAATTCCATCAGCTTTGTGCAAATATTGCAATTCAAAGTGCTTGATCTGCTTGCTGAGGTGCTTTAAATAAAACTTTTTCAGAAGATTGTTTCCTTCCGAATCGGCATACCTTCCCCAAATCTGATATTCAATATTATGAGAGCGGAGGATAACAGGCGCGGCAGTATGTTGCTTTAAAAGATCTGCATACAAGAGCATATAACTACCTTCCAATTGAATAATGTCAAATTTCTTTTCAGCAAGCAATTTGACCAGAAGGCCTGAAAATTCTTTGGACATAAAACGCCACACATTATAGGGCATCTTTTTAAATAGTCCCAGAAACATTCCCAAAAAAGTAATAGGAGCTGGCCAATACATGGCGCGGATATCGCAAACACTGCTCATCACCTCAGGATCCTGAAAATGCTTCTTTGTGTTCATCGAAGCCATGGTCACCTCATGACCAAAGCGGTTTAAATATTTGGTAACGCTATAGGTAGCAATGTTCCCTCCATCATCGAGCGGATATGGAATTCTATTCGTTATTTGTAGTATTTTCACCTACCCCTCCCTTCATTTAGCACTTTTTCTATAGAATCCCAAAAGCGTGCAGCCGTTTTGTCCCATGTAAAAAGAGTGCGTCTCTCCCTACCTTTTTCAACCAAAGCTTTGCTAAAAACAGGGTCTTGAGCAATTTTTCTCATGCCCTCTGCTATTGATTCGATAGAGAATGGATCTACCTGCAGTACTGCATCGCCGCCAATTTCAGGCATGGCCGTCACATTGGCAGTAATGACTGGCACATCGCAATACATGCCTTCTATAATAGGAATACCAAAACCTTCAAAATAAGAAACATAAGTCAAAGCCAGTGCAGAACCGATCACTTTGCTCAAATCTTCGGATGGCAAATAATCAGCAAAGATCACATCTTCTCTATGGATCATATTTTCAAAAGCTTCCCTAATACTGCCTGTCCACCACATTTTCCTGCCCACTATAAGAAGTTTATAGGAATTATCCGTGGTACTTTTAAACAAGTCAAAGGCCTGGAACAAGTTCACAAGGTTTTTTCGAGGATGCAAAGAGCCAATAAACAAAAAATAAGAATTCCCATCGGTATACTTTGCGCGCGTCAACTCCTGCTCTTGGACTGAAACCGGTACATAACGGGTATTAGCACCATTATAAATGACATCAACTTTGTCCGCTGGGACATTGTACAAGTCAACTAGGTTAGACTTGCTAAATTCAGACACCGTAGCGATCCGCTGTGCATGAGCGGCAAATTTCGGAAAAAAATAACGGTAATACGCACGGTCCAGCAATGGCAAGTCCTTGGGATAATACTCAAAATTAAGATCATGGATAACAGCTACAGAGGGAATAGCAGACGATAACGACAAATATCCATCAGGTGAGACAAATACATCGGCACCGATTGCCTTCAACACCCGTTTTACAGAAAATTCAAACCAGATGTAGTACAAGAAAGGATGTCTTGCCTGGGGATAAGCTACAATTGGTGTAACATTTTTTGAAAAAATAAAGTCCTTATCATATTTCCTGTCGAAAATAAAGTAAAACTGATGCTCGGGGTGAGCAGCAGTTATCCTCCTCAAGGTTTCCAGTGCAAACCACCCTATACCGTCCAATTTACCCTTAAGCAACAATCGTGTATTAACCGCTATCTTCAAATTTTAAATTTAATTGTTTTAAAATGCCAAAAGCTTCACTAATTTTAGCTTTAAGACATGAAAAATTACTTTAAATACATTTTACAGAAAATTCTCGGTTTTGAGAATTACCTTTTCATTTTCTCACTGATCAAAATCAAGACTTTGGAGTTTGACAGAAAGGAGAATGATTTTTTGTACTTCCTGAACATGATACCCAATCATGGCATTGTCCTGGATATAGGTGCAAATATAGGTATAATGACTGTAAAACTTGCCAAAAGATTGCCCCATACCAAAATCTTGGCCTTCGAACCAGTACATCATAACCTCCATGCATTGAGAAAAATCACAGCTTATTATAAGCTAAACAACGTCAAAATTTTTGACTATGCACTTGGCAATGAAGAAGGAAAAGTAAAAATGGTCATGCCTGTTTTAAGTTCAGTGAAAATGCAAGGGCTAAGCCATGTAATGCACAAGTCTATAACAGAGTTCAATGAAGGGGAAACTTTTGATGTCCCTATCTATAAGCTTGATACTTTTCCTGAATTGGCAAATAATCCAGAACCTATTTCCGCCATAAAGCTGGACGTGGAGAACTTCGAGTATTTTGTACTTAAAGGAGGGGAAAAAAGAATAAAAAAAGACCGTCCGATCATCTACACAGAACTGTGGAAAAATAAGAACAGGACTGACTGCATCAACTTTGCCAAAAGCCTAAACTATTCTGTAAAGGTTTTTCAAAATAAAACATTGGTGGACTTTGATGAAGAAAAACACCAAACCCAAAACTTTTTCTTTATTCCATAAAAGCTAGATAACTTATAAAAAGCTACCTCACCCTATTACAGTCCCAAGCTCTTTAACAATTTCTTTCAAAAGTGATTTTAAATGCATATGCACCTGTTGAGCATGAAGCAAATCCTCGTCGCTCACAGACTCCAACATGGTTTTTTGATTCTCCTTGATCAGTTTTTCAATCTCCTTTTTCTTAAGTCGAAGAATGATTTTATGAGTAATATTGGAAAGCAGCTCCAGGTCTGAAGGGATAAACACTTCAAACTTAGTCCAGCCTTCACTGATAGAATATTTATTGGTAACTAGGTCAATTACTGTTTTTCGAACATCCTCATCTGCATGCCGCAACAAATATTGCTCATCAGTCAGGATTCCTTTTTCTGCATTGCTGCGGATAATTTCGATTAGCTTAGCAAAGGCAGGGGTCGAAAAAGATATATCTTGGGTTTCGCTAACAATGTACTCCAAAAGTGGGTACTGCTCATCTACTACCTCTTTTCCATAACTCACCAGCAAACGCATAATTTCTCTTTCCTGCTGGTATGAGAGCGTTGCCTGGTCCTGAGCAGGCTCTTGTAGGGCTTTCTGGATCTCATCGCCCATTATTACAGGCACTTCCTCCTCCTCAAAGTCCTTCTTCTTCTTAAGCCTTTTCTGGAGTGCTATTTTATTGTATTCAGTAATCAGTACCCCTTCATCAATGTCTAATAACACCGCACAC is from Cytophagaceae bacterium ABcell3 and encodes:
- a CDS encoding FkbM family methyltransferase yields the protein MKNYFKYILQKILGFENYLFIFSLIKIKTLEFDRKENDFLYFLNMIPNHGIVLDIGANIGIMTVKLAKRLPHTKILAFEPVHHNLHALRKITAYYKLNNVKIFDYALGNEEGKVKMVMPVLSSVKMQGLSHVMHKSITEFNEGETFDVPIYKLDTFPELANNPEPISAIKLDVENFEYFVLKGGEKRIKKDRPIIYTELWKNKNRTDCINFAKSLNYSVKVFQNKTLVDFDEEKHQTQNFFFIP